The following are from one region of the Thiocapsa rosea genome:
- a CDS encoding MotA/TolQ/ExbB proton channel family protein: MSETAYAAALAPMTAAAADMPDPVTATQSWFGMIVPSPIAAAIPEPLRALFDAGGPVMLILAAMSVFALTIVLIKLWQFARLRNGGAESVEPALRDWRAGRRHEAVERLAQARNPLAEVVRSAMLGSLHPNDPAALREEIERRAAHLLTALRSHLRGLEVIASLGPLLGLLGTVIGMIDAFRALEAAGNQVDPSVLSGGIWVALLTTAAGLAVAIPTVVALNWLERLLEGVTRRLEDQVTRVFTGGLRLEEPVVAPPRPLATPRIPDAL, encoded by the coding sequence ATGTCTGAAACCGCGTATGCCGCCGCACTTGCTCCGATGACCGCCGCGGCGGCCGACATGCCGGATCCAGTGACGGCAACGCAATCCTGGTTCGGCATGATCGTGCCGTCCCCGATCGCGGCCGCGATCCCCGAGCCGCTGCGCGCCCTGTTCGACGCCGGGGGTCCGGTGATGCTGATCCTGGCGGCGATGTCGGTCTTCGCCCTGACCATCGTCCTGATCAAGCTCTGGCAGTTTGCCCGCTTGCGCAACGGCGGTGCCGAATCCGTCGAGCCCGCGCTGCGCGACTGGCGGGCCGGTCGACGTCACGAGGCAGTCGAGCGGCTCGCGCAGGCACGTAATCCGCTCGCCGAGGTGGTTCGGTCCGCCATGCTCGGGAGTCTCCACCCAAATGATCCGGCGGCGCTGCGCGAAGAGATCGAGCGCCGGGCTGCACACCTGCTGACGGCCTTGCGCAGCCATCTACGCGGGCTAGAGGTGATCGCGAGCCTTGGTCCGCTGCTGGGTCTTCTGGGAACCGTGATCGGGATGATCGACGCCTTTCGTGCACTCGAGGCGGCCGGCAATCAGGTCGATCCATCGGTGCTCTCCGGCGGGATCTGGGTCGCTTTGCTGACCACGGCCGCGGGGCTGGCGGTCGCCATCCCGACCGTCGTTGCACTGAATTGGCTCGAGCGACTCCTCGAAGGTGTGACCCGTCGCTTGGAGGATCAGGTCACCCGCGTCTTCACCGGGGGACTTCGGCTCGAAGAACCGGTCGTCGCACCACCAAGGCCGTTGGCCACGCCGAGGATTCCCGATGCGCTTTGA
- a CDS encoding ExbD/TolR family protein produces the protein MRFDSPAQHRRLISLTPLIDVVFILLVFFMLASSLIRWHAVEMGAPASATAGTPVVGSWLVRVQPEGIDLNAEAIAAANLAERVATRIGEDPSQRILIQPAPGVSLQQLVDVLDLLRDAGARHLTLLRL, from the coding sequence ATGCGCTTTGATTCGCCCGCGCAGCATCGCCGACTGATCAGCTTGACCCCGTTGATCGACGTGGTGTTCATCCTGTTGGTCTTCTTCATGCTCGCCTCCAGCCTGATTCGATGGCATGCCGTCGAGATGGGCGCGCCGGCCTCCGCGACCGCCGGGACGCCGGTGGTTGGGTCTTGGTTGGTGCGCGTGCAGCCCGAAGGCATCGACCTCAACGCCGAGGCGATCGCCGCAGCAAATCTTGCCGAACGGGTCGCGACACGGATCGGCGAAGACCCATCGCAGCGTATCCTGATCCAGCCGGCGCCCGGCGTCAGCCTGCAGCAGCTGGTCGACGTGTTAGACCTCTTGCGCGACGCCGGGGCAAGGCACCTGACCCTCTTACGCCTCTGA
- a CDS encoding ExbD/TolR family protein, which translates to MRLKRPKPAADSEANLIPLINIVFLLLIFFMLAGRLAPTESIVLEPPRSVSPQSARATPLVILIDRTGQIRFNGEMVDDTTLAERVAEIVADVPPHLQIKADATLEALRLVDLLEHLRAAGAEDIDLLTLARDE; encoded by the coding sequence ATGCGATTGAAACGTCCCAAGCCAGCAGCCGACAGCGAGGCCAATTTGATTCCGCTAATCAATATCGTCTTTCTGCTGCTGATCTTCTTCATGTTGGCAGGTCGGCTTGCACCGACCGAGTCGATCGTCTTGGAACCCCCGCGCTCCGTCAGCCCGCAGAGCGCTCGAGCGACGCCGCTGGTCATATTGATCGACCGAACGGGGCAGATCAGATTCAACGGCGAGATGGTCGACGACACGACTCTCGCTGAGCGGGTTGCCGAAATCGTCGCAGACGTCCCTCCGCACCTGCAGATCAAGGCAGACGCGACCCTCGAAGCGCTTCGTTTGGTCGATTTGCTCGAGCATTTGCGCGCAGCCGGAGCCGAAGACATCGACCTCCTGACCTTGGCGCGAGATGAATGA
- a CDS encoding energy transducer TonB, whose product MIEPRSYQWVLALLFALAAHLALAKLLEPSAPIELHDPGIRISLGGAGPAGGDGAADAVETIEMDALPTATVDATAIRAVSAPALSPTLAPTLATANETVRAAEPAPPPPITAVEPSSPKPKAKAVRSRETPPPPIARARAAPKPKTESGPQAINPRPTSAKTASVDANATGKASGKQGAAGAGAPSATGAGGGGTAGKGDGGTSKDRYYAELAAWLERHKRYPSQARKLRQEGIVRVRFVIDRSGKVISHQIETSSGHTALDHAASELLRRASPMPAIPASMGQSRLEIVVPIAYRLR is encoded by the coding sequence ATGATTGAGCCGCGAAGCTATCAGTGGGTCCTCGCGCTCCTCTTCGCCCTCGCAGCCCATCTCGCCCTCGCGAAGCTGCTCGAGCCGTCGGCGCCGATCGAGTTGCACGATCCCGGCATCCGCATCTCGCTCGGAGGGGCCGGACCTGCCGGAGGCGACGGCGCAGCCGACGCGGTGGAAACCATCGAGATGGACGCCCTACCGACCGCGACTGTGGATGCGACCGCGATCCGGGCCGTCAGCGCCCCCGCCCTCTCCCCGACGCTCGCCCCGACACTCGCCACGGCCAACGAAACCGTCCGGGCTGCCGAGCCCGCACCGCCTCCCCCAATCACCGCCGTGGAGCCATCGAGTCCGAAGCCGAAGGCCAAGGCGGTCCGCAGCCGCGAGACCCCGCCACCACCGATCGCTCGCGCTCGGGCCGCGCCCAAGCCCAAAACCGAGTCGGGACCACAAGCGATAAACCCCCGACCGACCTCCGCCAAGACAGCATCCGTGGATGCGAACGCAACCGGTAAAGCCAGCGGCAAACAGGGCGCGGCCGGCGCAGGTGCCCCGTCCGCGACCGGAGCAGGCGGCGGCGGAACGGCCGGAAAGGGCGACGGGGGCACGTCCAAAGACCGTTACTACGCAGAGCTCGCGGCTTGGCTGGAACGTCACAAACGCTACCCCTCCCAAGCCCGGAAACTGCGTCAGGAAGGCATCGTCAGGGTCCGCTTCGTGATCGATCGCAGTGGGAAGGTCATCTCGCATCAGATCGAAACGAGTTCGGGCCATACCGCGCTCGATCATGCCGCATCGGAGCTGCTCAGACGCGCGTCCCCGATGCCTGCTATCCCGGCAAGCATGGGCCAGTCCAGGCTTGAGATTGTGGTCCCGATCGCCTACCGATTGCGTTGA
- a CDS encoding nitrilase-related carbon-nitrogen hydrolase, translated as MCYDAEFPEFGRHLVDQGANIVFVPFCTDERQSYLRVRYCAQARAIENQCYVVMSGNVGNLPKVHNMDIQYA; from the coding sequence ATCTGCTACGACGCCGAGTTCCCCGAGTTCGGCCGTCACCTGGTCGATCAGGGCGCCAACATCGTCTTCGTGCCCTTCTGCACCGACGAGCGCCAGTCCTATCTGCGGGTGCGCTACTGCGCCCAAGCCCGCGCCATCGAGAACCAATGCTATGTCGTCATGTCCGGCAACGTCGGCAACCTGCCGAAGGTCCACAACATGGACATTCAGTACGCCTAG
- a CDS encoding phosphoadenylyl-sulfate reductase yields the protein MTDQPILFHRDDDAHGAFVCVQSSNAHLESLDAQARVAWALGHLPSAHVLSSSFGVQAAVMLHLVTRVIPRIPVILIDTGYLFPETYRFVDALAERLDLDLRVYRPDISAAWLETRHGRLWEGGREGIEHYNRVNKVEPMQRALNELGVSTWFAGLRRVQASTRSALPVLQVKDGRYKVHPIADWTDRDVYRYLKRHDLPYHPLWERGYVSVGDWHSTDPLRPGMSAEQTRFFGLKRECGLHE from the coding sequence ATGACTGATCAGCCGATCCTTTTCCATCGCGACGACGACGCCCATGGTGCCTTCGTATGCGTGCAGTCGAGCAACGCCCACCTCGAGTCGCTCGATGCGCAGGCGCGCGTCGCCTGGGCCCTGGGGCATCTACCGAGCGCGCATGTGCTCTCGTCCAGCTTCGGCGTGCAGGCTGCGGTCATGCTGCATCTGGTCACCCGGGTGATCCCGCGGATCCCGGTGATCCTGATCGATACCGGCTATCTCTTCCCGGAGACCTACCGCTTCGTCGATGCGCTTGCCGAACGGCTGGATCTCGACCTGAGAGTCTACCGCCCCGACATCTCCGCGGCTTGGCTGGAAACACGGCACGGTCGACTCTGGGAGGGAGGCCGTGAGGGCATCGAGCACTACAATCGGGTCAATAAGGTCGAGCCCATGCAGCGTGCCCTGAACGAGTTGGGCGTCTCAACCTGGTTCGCCGGACTGAGACGGGTGCAGGCCAGCACGCGCAGCGCGTTGCCTGTGCTCCAGGTCAAGGACGGACGCTACAAGGTCCATCCGATCGCCGACTGGACCGACCGCGACGTCTACCGTTACCTGAAGCGCCACGATCTGCCCTATCATCCCTTGTGGGAGCGTGGCTATGTCTCGGTCGGGGATTGGCACTCGACCGATCCGCTGCGCCCCGGCATGTCGGCCGAGCAGACCCGCTTCTTCGGACTCAAGCGCGAGTGCGGTCTGCATGAGTAA
- a CDS encoding EAL domain-containing protein, translated as MSAAKPNTQDDSLHDLLERAGIALEEPFREVGGHLEAHFMGVRLTSAFQPIADADSGCVIGYEALLRARADDRWSLAPEAVFALTDDPEQMVRLDRLCRTLHAVNFSRRRPSNEGDLYLNLYPQHLRTVSEGHGAFFDSILEHCGLSPTRVVLEILESGLDDVPHLEQAMNNYRERGYRIAIVDFGRQYSKLDRLWRFQPDHVKLDRNLIAAASENAGMRRLLPGLFSIIHDAGALTVFEGIETFEQLALARDTGADAVQGNLVGHPTPSGFQSLRPSA; from the coding sequence ATGTCGGCAGCCAAGCCGAACACGCAGGACGACTCGCTCCACGATCTGCTGGAGCGCGCAGGGATCGCTCTGGAGGAGCCATTCCGAGAGGTCGGTGGACACTTGGAGGCGCACTTCATGGGGGTGCGCCTCACCAGCGCCTTCCAACCGATCGCCGATGCCGACTCCGGCTGCGTGATCGGGTATGAGGCACTCCTGCGCGCCCGCGCCGACGATCGGTGGTCTCTGGCGCCCGAAGCGGTTTTTGCCTTGACCGACGATCCCGAGCAAATGGTTCGGCTCGACCGCTTGTGCCGCACCTTGCATGCGGTCAACTTCAGCCGCCGGCGACCGAGCAATGAAGGCGACCTCTATCTCAACCTCTATCCACAACACCTTCGGACCGTCTCCGAAGGTCACGGGGCATTCTTCGATTCCATCCTCGAACACTGCGGGCTATCGCCGACGCGGGTCGTTCTCGAAATCCTGGAAAGCGGTCTCGACGATGTGCCGCATCTTGAGCAGGCCATGAACAACTATCGAGAACGGGGATACCGCATCGCGATCGTCGATTTCGGTCGGCAATATTCCAAACTGGATCGTCTGTGGCGCTTCCAGCCCGACCATGTCAAGTTGGACAGAAACCTGATCGCGGCCGCAAGCGAGAACGCCGGCATGCGCCGGCTTCTCCCAGGGTTGTTCAGCATCATTCACGATGCCGGCGCACTGACGGTCTTCGAGGGAATCGAGACATTCGAGCAGCTGGCCCTGGCACGCGATACGGGGGCGGACGCCGTGCAGGGAAATCTGGTCGGTCATCCGACCCCCTCCGGGTTTCAGTCTTTGCGCCCTTCGGCTTAG
- a CDS encoding acetate/propionate family kinase: MSGDLLVINSGSSSIKFAVFGQDEGEGMDALAPRYRGHFSGLGDRPRLLIKDGAGSTLTDEAPAAESAESGRFGHAAAVQRLLAWLDGQPGFERILAIGHRVVHGGREHREPVVLDAPTLARLEALTPLAPLHQPRSLAPVRLFNALCPSVPQVACFDTGFHTSQSWVAQAYALPRRLSEAGIIRYGFHGLSYEYVSRRLAQHLGGPQTGRAVMAHLGNGASLCAVHDGVSVASSMGFTTLDGLPMGSRCGYLDPGVVLHLLQQEGLTPEQVGKLLYRESGLLGVSGISADMSVLLASGEPGAREAIELFVHRIVREVGALTAVLGGLDHLVFTAGIGEHAAPVREAIGKGCGWLGLTLDAAANAAGIDRISSADSRVGAWIIPTDEEWMIAHHTRRLCAGRPG; this comes from the coding sequence ATGAGCGGCGATCTGCTGGTCATCAACAGCGGTTCGTCGAGCATCAAGTTCGCCGTCTTCGGTCAGGACGAAGGGGAGGGCATGGATGCCTTGGCGCCCCGCTACCGCGGGCATTTCTCCGGGCTTGGCGACCGGCCTCGTCTGCTCATCAAGGACGGCGCCGGCAGCACCCTGACCGATGAGGCACCGGCGGCGGAGTCGGCCGAGTCGGGGCGCTTCGGTCATGCGGCCGCAGTGCAGCGCTTGCTGGCCTGGTTGGACGGGCAGCCCGGTTTCGAGCGGATACTGGCCATCGGTCATCGGGTGGTGCACGGCGGACGGGAGCATCGCGAGCCGGTGGTCCTGGACGCCCCGACCCTTGCCCGGCTCGAGGCACTGACCCCGCTTGCGCCCCTGCATCAACCCCGGAGTCTGGCTCCGGTGCGTTTGTTCAACGCGCTCTGTCCCTCGGTGCCCCAGGTCGCTTGCTTCGATACCGGCTTCCATACCAGCCAGTCCTGGGTTGCTCAAGCCTATGCGCTGCCGCGACGTCTGAGCGAGGCCGGCATTATTCGCTATGGCTTCCACGGGCTGTCTTACGAGTATGTCAGCCGCCGATTGGCGCAGCATCTCGGCGGGCCGCAGACCGGACGTGCGGTGATGGCCCATCTGGGCAACGGGGCGAGTCTCTGCGCGGTGCACGACGGTGTGAGTGTCGCCTCCAGCATGGGCTTCACGACCCTGGATGGCCTCCCGATGGGCAGCCGTTGCGGTTACCTGGATCCCGGCGTGGTGCTTCACCTGCTGCAGCAGGAAGGTTTGACGCCGGAGCAGGTCGGCAAGCTGCTCTATCGGGAATCCGGTCTGCTCGGGGTCTCCGGCATCAGTGCCGACATGAGCGTCCTGCTCGCGAGCGGCGAGCCTGGCGCTCGCGAGGCCATCGAGTTGTTCGTGCATCGCATCGTGCGCGAGGTGGGGGCACTGACCGCGGTGCTCGGGGGCTTGGATCACCTGGTCTTCACCGCCGGTATCGGCGAGCACGCCGCGCCGGTGCGTGAGGCGATCGGCAAGGGTTGCGGCTGGTTGGGGTTGACGCTCGACGCGGCCGCGAACGCCGCCGGGATAGACCGCATCAGCAGCGCCGACAGCCGCGTGGGAGCCTGGATCATCCCGACCGACGAAGAGTGGATGATCGCCCACCACACCCGGCGTCTGTGCGCCGGGAGGCCCGGCTAA
- a CDS encoding bifunctional enoyl-CoA hydratase/phosphate acetyltransferase, translated as MDTGAEKTFIENRTFDELQIGDNASIERRLTMDDIKLFAVMSGDVNPAHVDEDFAKSSRFQEVIAHGMWGGALISTVLGTEMPGPGTIYLGQTLRFRAPVGLGDVIKVTVRVLEKDAEKKRVTFDCRCTNQNGRDVVEGVAEVLAPVEKIRRARTIMPRVRMAERAKLHELLDAATQPEPVAMAVVHPVDAQSLLGAYESARAGLIVPVLVGPEARIRQAADEAEVDIAGFRILDVPHSHAAAEQAVALARSGAVHAIMKGSLHSDELLREVVRRNSGLRTERRISHVSAFDVPTYPRPLFITDAGINIAPTLEEKIDIVQNAIDLAHAVGIALPKVAILSAVETVNPKIRSTVEAAALCKMAERGQICGALLDGPLGFDNAVSEAAAATKGIVSQVAGQADILVAPDLESANMLVKQLTYLADATGAGLVVGARVPIVLTSRADDAITRLASCALALLLAQYQLKKAP; from the coding sequence ATGGATACCGGAGCCGAAAAGACCTTCATCGAGAACCGGACCTTCGACGAGCTGCAGATCGGCGACAACGCCAGCATCGAGCGTCGTCTCACCATGGACGACATCAAGCTGTTCGCCGTGATGTCGGGCGACGTGAACCCGGCCCATGTGGACGAGGATTTCGCCAAGAGCAGCCGCTTTCAGGAGGTGATCGCCCACGGCATGTGGGGCGGCGCGCTCATCTCCACCGTGCTCGGCACCGAGATGCCCGGCCCCGGCACCATCTATCTGGGTCAGACGCTGCGTTTTCGTGCCCCGGTTGGGCTCGGGGATGTCATCAAGGTCACGGTCCGCGTCTTGGAGAAGGACGCCGAGAAGAAGCGTGTCACCTTCGATTGCCGCTGCACCAACCAGAACGGTCGCGATGTGGTCGAGGGTGTCGCCGAGGTGTTGGCGCCCGTCGAGAAGATCCGCCGAGCACGCACGATCATGCCGCGGGTGCGGATGGCCGAGCGAGCGAAGCTGCATGAGCTGCTCGATGCCGCGACCCAGCCCGAGCCGGTGGCGATGGCGGTCGTGCATCCGGTGGACGCCCAGTCGCTGCTCGGTGCCTACGAATCCGCCCGGGCGGGACTCATTGTTCCGGTTCTGGTGGGTCCGGAGGCGCGCATCCGTCAGGCTGCCGACGAGGCGGAGGTGGATATCGCCGGCTTCCGGATTCTCGACGTCCCCCACAGCCACGCGGCCGCCGAGCAGGCTGTGGCGCTCGCCCGCAGCGGTGCGGTGCATGCCATCATGAAAGGCTCGCTGCATTCCGACGAGCTGCTGCGCGAAGTGGTGCGGCGCAACTCGGGTCTGCGCACCGAGCGACGCATCAGTCATGTCAGCGCCTTCGATGTGCCGACCTACCCTCGACCGCTGTTCATCACCGACGCCGGCATCAACATCGCCCCGACCCTGGAAGAGAAGATCGACATCGTGCAGAACGCCATCGATCTGGCGCATGCGGTCGGTATCGCCTTACCCAAGGTCGCGATCCTCTCGGCAGTGGAGACCGTCAACCCCAAAATCCGCTCGACCGTCGAAGCGGCGGCACTCTGCAAAATGGCGGAGCGCGGCCAGATCTGCGGCGCGCTGCTCGATGGTCCGCTGGGCTTCGACAACGCCGTGTCCGAAGCGGCGGCGGCGACCAAGGGCATCGTTTCGCAGGTCGCCGGGCAGGCCGACATCCTGGTGGCCCCGGACCTCGAATCGGCCAACATGCTCGTCAAGCAGCTCACCTATCTGGCGGACGCCACCGGCGCCGGCCTGGTGGTCGGGGCACGCGTGCCCATCGTGCTCACCAGCCGCGCGGACGACGCCATCACCCGCCTGGCATCCTGCGCCCTGGCCCTGCTGCTGGCGCAGTACCAGTTGAAGAAGGCTCCATGA
- the fabI gene encoding enoyl-ACP reductase FabI — translation MSADPFSLHGKTGIVTGLANADSIAYGCARALHQAGAELLLTYGSPKADKHVLPLAAELGDAEALLCDVQEDAGVDALFARAAARWDKLDFLIHSMAFALKDDLHGRVVDCSREGFALAMDISCHSFIRLAKRAEPLLKEGGTLITLSYYGAEKVVDNYNLMGPIKAALEASVRYMAAELGPRGIRVHAISPGPIKTRAASGIAHFDQLLESAESRAPLRRLATSEDVGRTAVYLASQAGSGLTGSTTYVDAGVNVRA, via the coding sequence ATGTCCGCAGACCCATTCTCCCTTCACGGCAAGACCGGCATCGTGACCGGTCTTGCCAACGCCGACAGCATCGCCTACGGATGCGCGCGCGCCCTGCACCAGGCCGGTGCCGAGTTGTTGCTCACCTACGGAAGTCCCAAAGCCGACAAGCATGTGCTGCCGCTGGCAGCCGAGCTCGGCGACGCCGAGGCGCTGCTGTGCGATGTGCAGGAGGATGCCGGGGTCGATGCACTGTTCGCGCGCGCCGCCGCACGCTGGGACAAGCTGGACTTTCTCATCCATTCGATGGCTTTTGCCCTCAAGGACGACCTGCACGGGCGGGTCGTGGACTGCTCGCGCGAGGGCTTCGCGCTGGCCATGGATATCTCCTGCCATTCCTTCATCCGGCTGGCGAAGCGCGCCGAGCCGCTGCTGAAGGAGGGCGGAACCCTCATCACCCTGTCCTACTACGGGGCCGAGAAGGTCGTGGACAACTACAACCTGATGGGGCCGATCAAGGCCGCCTTGGAGGCATCGGTGCGCTATATGGCGGCCGAGCTGGGTCCGCGGGGAATCCGCGTCCATGCCATCTCGCCCGGTCCGATCAAGACCCGTGCCGCCTCGGGCATCGCACATTTCGATCAGCTGCTCGAGAGCGCCGAGTCCCGCGCCCCGCTGCGCCGCTTGGCGACTAGCGAGGACGTCGGTCGCACGGCCGTCTACCTCGCCTCGCAGGCCGGCAGCGGTCTGACCGGGAGCACCACCTATGTCGACGCCGGCGTCAACGTGAGGGCCTGA
- a CDS encoding thioredoxin family protein: MILMVLIGLILPPLLTVALTRGAAAQGDGHAAHAEATTPVPGNALFPVGDDLAEAVARAHREGRSGVAVLFEMNGCGDCARLRAGVLTDPALRGYYQRHFVTIGVYADESRPLRTFDGTTTTSAELARGQRVFALPTMVLFGLDGIPLVRKIGGKAKPDFWIRMGRYVTERGYEETPFAYWRPTL; encoded by the coding sequence ATGATCCTGATGGTCCTGATTGGGCTGATCCTCCCGCCGCTGCTTACAGTCGCCTTAACTCGAGGCGCTGCGGCGCAAGGGGATGGTCACGCAGCACATGCCGAAGCCACGACGCCGGTCCCCGGGAACGCACTTTTTCCAGTCGGCGACGATCTCGCCGAAGCCGTCGCGAGGGCGCATCGCGAGGGCCGTTCCGGCGTTGCCGTGCTGTTCGAAATGAACGGCTGCGGCGACTGCGCCAGATTGCGTGCCGGTGTCCTGACCGATCCCGCGTTGCGCGGTTATTACCAGCGACATTTCGTTACCATCGGCGTGTATGCCGATGAGTCTCGACCACTGCGGACTTTCGACGGCACCACAACCACCTCAGCGGAGCTCGCGCGCGGACAACGGGTGTTTGCGTTGCCGACGATGGTGCTCTTTGGCCTCGATGGCATCCCGCTCGTACGCAAGATCGGCGGAAAGGCCAAACCGGATTTTTGGATCCGGATGGGTCGCTATGTCACCGAGCGGGGATATGAAGAGACTCCGTTCGCCTATTGGCGCCCGACGCTTTGA
- the cysE gene encoding serine O-acetyltransferase, which translates to MTHSRLARLALVPLDQPEQFSDALWSRLRREAQEAYVASPMLAPLFFDSILNQPNFEAAVFHRIAARLKNDVIPLSLIVRAFHRARIAEPAIAEALKADISAVFERDPACERLIEPFLYFKGFHAIQAHRLNHWLWYRHERDFALFLQSRSSEIFQTDIHPAAHIGQGVFLDHATGLVVGETAVIEDDVSLLQDVTLGGTGKEAGDRHPKVRRGAMIGAGAKILGNIEVGENARVAAGSVVLRDVPAYSTVAGVPAKVVRTATPDEPSRGMDQELSDLFYTSFSWTI; encoded by the coding sequence GTGACACATTCAAGGTTGGCCCGTCTGGCGCTTGTTCCGCTGGATCAGCCGGAGCAATTTTCCGACGCACTCTGGAGCCGGCTGCGGCGCGAGGCCCAGGAGGCCTATGTCGCGTCGCCTATGCTGGCGCCGCTGTTCTTCGATTCGATCCTCAACCAACCGAACTTCGAGGCGGCGGTGTTCCACCGCATCGCCGCCCGGCTGAAGAACGACGTCATCCCGCTGTCGCTGATCGTGCGGGCCTTCCACCGGGCGCGGATCGCAGAGCCAGCGATCGCCGAGGCGCTCAAGGCCGACATCTCCGCCGTCTTCGAGCGCGACCCCGCCTGCGAGCGGTTGATCGAGCCCTTTCTGTATTTCAAGGGATTCCATGCCATCCAGGCGCACCGGCTCAATCACTGGCTGTGGTATCGCCACGAGCGGGATTTCGCGCTCTTTCTGCAAAGCCGATCCTCCGAGATCTTTCAGACAGACATCCACCCGGCCGCGCACATCGGGCAGGGGGTCTTCCTCGACCATGCGACCGGCCTGGTGGTGGGAGAGACGGCGGTCATCGAGGACGACGTCTCGCTCCTGCAGGACGTCACGCTGGGCGGCACCGGCAAGGAGGCGGGCGATCGGCACCCCAAGGTGAGGCGTGGCGCCATGATCGGCGCGGGGGCCAAGATTCTCGGCAACATCGAGGTGGGTGAAAACGCCCGCGTGGCCGCGGGCTCGGTGGTCCTGCGCGACGTGCCTGCTTACTCCACGGTCGCCGGGGTTCCCGCCAAGGTCGTGAGAACCGCAACGCCCGACGAGCCATCCCGCGGCATGGACCAGGAGCTCAGCGACCTGTTCTACACGTCTTTTTCATGGACGATCTGA